Below is a genomic region from Candidatus Binatus sp..
CCATCCGCGCAAGCGCCGTCAGCCAGGCGGCCAGTTCCAATTCGCGCGGCGAACTTTTTCCCCGTACAATCACCCGCCGCCCTGCCTGCGGCGTAATAGTCGCGCTCGATTCGAGCACTGGATCCCAGCAGAGTGCCGAGATCGACCAATGGCGCGGTCTCGCCGCGGATCACGGCAATTCTGTCGCCCCTTCGGCTTCACGCTCCTCCGCGCTATCCAACTTTACTTCGGCGTGAGCGTGCCGAATATTCCATCCGCCTCTTCGTTGGGTCCCGCTGTGAAGAAGAGGGTGTCGGCAGACGAGGCCAGCGCGCCGCCAAATACTACTGACCACAGTCCGTCAATCACGATCGGAGTGCCGCCGGAATCTGCTATCGGTCCGATCAGATTGCCGGTGGTTGGATCGAATGCGTTGGTCTTCCCGTCGCCAAAATTTCCGATCAACATGTCATTGGCGAAATCGCCAAAGGTCGAGGGCGCGAGCGCGACCCCCCACGGTGCGTCAAGCGCTCCCTTGCGCGCGAACCGTCGTACCAGATTGCCGTCAGCGTCAAACACATCGACGAATCCGCGTCCCGGTCCAGGTACGTCGTTTTCTTTCGCGGAATCCTGTTTCGCGTATGTCACCCACAATTGCCCGCCGATGTTGTGAATTCCGAAGGGCGCGAACTTCGCCGGCAGCTTTTTGTCGCGAAACGCTTTCTTGTCGAGCGAAACCGGACTGAAGGTCGCATCGAACACATCGATTCTGCGGGTGCGAAAATTGGTCGCGTAAAGCTGCGGCGTCGAGCTCGATGTCATCGCCAGCGCGAGACCCTTGTACACTGCGCTCTTCTTGCCTCCCGAGTTGTTCACCACGATCACCGCGGTAGTTGGATCCGCAATCGTCTGGCTCCATGCCTGGATTGATCCGTCCTCGGTGGCAAAGATAAACAGTGCAGCTCCGGTTGTACCGATCGGAAACGCGCCGCTCGCAAATTCGGTGTTGGCAACGATGCCCGTCGGAACGCCGCCGGTCGGGCCTGTTACCGACGGAATAATCACACTCGGCAGCGCAGCGAAAATCGTCCCATCGCCAAGATATAGCGCCGACAATCCCGAGCCATTGTCGTTCACCCAGAACGGACTCAATCCCGGGAAGAACGCGACTCCCCACGGATTCTTCAACGTTGGATCGATCGTGACCGCCGGCACCACGCCGTTCGACACCAAATTGGTTTGCAGATATCCCACCGCTTGCGCTTCTGCTGCGATACTCGCAACCAGAGCAATGACGGCGGCCAACGAGACCAGTCGTCGCTTGAGCTCCATGATGAAATCTCCTCCTGACTGTTGATTTGCCCGATTTGTTTGTGGTTTCCGATTTTCGGAAACCCGCGTACTGGGCCCGTGCAAAAACTGCGTGGTGTTAATCTTTCGTTCGCTAACGATGAGCGTCAACATGGAATATTTTCCGAACGATTTGTTTCGATCTTTTGCTCGATTGATCAGTTGCTTATGACGCGCTCAGGTGGGTCTCATTGTTTTTCTCGCGGTCATAGAAGATGCTGCTGGATTGATTTATTGTTCCGCGATTTGAGGGAAGAAACGAATGCCATCCTTAACGCGGATGCGCTGCTGCGGCTTCAACGGTATCAGGCCATTGTCAGTCGCTAGGTTCAGCAGGTAGCCGGCCTGTACCTGGAGCAGGACGAGCAGTTCCTCCGTCGTGTAGATACCGCGGGGAATATGTTTTTCGATGTTGTCGACGAACACCGTCGCCAACCGCCTCTCAGTCCTCAGATGTTCCGTTCCGGAGGCGCCGAGTTCGACACGATCGGTGGGGTTGAGGATTCGAGGTTCATCGTCACCTTCCTCCTGAACGAGAACATCCTCGTCGGGGACGCCTGCGAAGTCGCGAAGCTCAGGTTCGGTTATGCTCGGCCGGCCCCACTGAAAACCATGCTCGTTCACCGTGAACGTGAAAACTTCTCCGGTGCGGAAGGCATAGAAACGAGCCCCGTCGACGCCTTTGAGGTCTATGCGCTCGTCCAGGCTGACCAACCGGGAGCCGATTTTCACCCTCTGAATGAGGACATGTTCATCCACGGGCTCAAACCCGGCTTCGGCCAGAATTTGTGACCCGATCGGTTCAATGTCGGTCAGCAGCACGGAACGGCCATTCACCGTGATCTCTTGCGCGCGGCCATGTTCATGATGATGTTCTTGTTCTTCCATTATAGCGTCTCCTATGCGCCCTTTGGGTTGTCCGAACCGCCCTGGCAATTTCGGCCGGGCTGCTCTTGGTTACCTAATGCTGAATAGGAAGTCGGATTTTGCCGCCGGCCGGCGGCAAAATTGGCCCCGCTGTTCAGTATAAGAGGAAGACGAGGTGCCGGAATTCTGGTGAAGAGTTCAACTCAGCGTGTACTCGCAGCCGCCGATTGGCACCGGATCGGCCGTGAGCTCACGGCCTTCGCGCAAGCCCTGCTGAACATTCACAAATGGCGCACTGGAAATACGGTCGACGTCGCCGGCGGCCGCGAGGCGCGCGATTTCGTTCAAGAGGCCATCGAGAAGATGTCTGGATTCGACGCGGATCGCGGAGAACTGGTTCCCTACCTGAAAGCCATCGTTCGACGCTCCATTAGCAATCTCTCGAAGTCGGCCGAAAATCGTCACGAAGCTAGCATCCGTCTCCGGCCCGCTGGACAGGAAGGAAGCAACGAGGATGTCGGCCAATTTCTTGACCGGCAGCAAGCGCAGCCAGCCGCCGCGAGCCCCGAAGAAATCCTGTCAGGACCTGGCGAACGCGTAACAGCGTTGTTTGAAGCGGTGGACGGGGACGATTCGCTGACAGAGCTTTTGGATGCGGCCATGCAGACCGGGGAAACCACAGGCAAGCCGCTCGCGCAGCATTTAGGAACGACACCCGCAGACATCAACAACCGGCTGAAGAAGTTGCGGCGGGCGGCGGCGAAGATCGTGTCCGGGAAGGATCGCGATGTCGCAAAGGAACCCAGCGAACGGACGACCCCATGAAGAAGCCTGAAACCGACCAGGAATT
It encodes:
- a CDS encoding TIGR03118 family protein, with translation MELKRRLVSLAAVIALVASIAAEAQAVGYLQTNLVSNGVVPAVTIDPTLKNPWGVAFFPGLSPFWVNDNGSGLSALYLGDGTIFAALPSVIIPSVTGPTGGVPTGIVANTEFASGAFPIGTTGAALFIFATEDGSIQAWSQTIADPTTAVIVVNNSGGKKSAVYKGLALAMTSSSTPQLYATNFRTRRIDVFDATFSPVSLDKKAFRDKKLPAKFAPFGIHNIGGQLWVTYAKQDSAKENDVPGPGRGFVDVFDADGNLVRRFARKGALDAPWGVALAPSTFGDFANDMLIGNFGDGKTNAFDPTTGNLIGPIADSGGTPIVIDGLWSVVFGGALASSADTLFFTAGPNEEADGIFGTLTPK
- a CDS encoding multiubiquitin domain-containing protein — translated: MEEQEHHHEHGRAQEITVNGRSVLLTDIEPIGSQILAEAGFEPVDEHVLIQRVKIGSRLVSLDERIDLKGVDGARFYAFRTGEVFTFTVNEHGFQWGRPSITEPELRDFAGVPDEDVLVQEEGDDEPRILNPTDRVELGASGTEHLRTERRLATVFVDNIEKHIPRGIYTTEELLVLLQVQAGYLLNLATDNGLIPLKPQQRIRVKDGIRFFPQIAEQ